One segment of Vagococcus martis DNA contains the following:
- the rpoN gene encoding RNA polymerase factor sigma-54 — MKFTQNFRQGQAQVQTQKLSMTQQLQQSIKMLQFGTDDLLSFLNDKMLENPLIDVSVSDMDTQYLESSHYNRSQDNDKTDWINQIPENEQSLFHYLIEQIHLNYRDTQLRKISLFLIEFIDTNGYLTISIEEAMAINHVSYIEVLDALTLIQMLEPAGVGARNLQECLMLQTERDDEAPNQAYLVLEEYFDDLANRKWQRIEKKLGLSLKEIQEIFDYIQKLHPNPGAIFSNDENSLIYPDLVVKVDKETDTITISSTKVGQPEVNFQSKYFERMLRQGGTEVEKYLNEKKAEYDWLKKSLEQRGDTILRVGKEIVKRQSNFFLKDSHPLTPMKLKEIANDLSLHESTISRAVNGKYLTTEFGIFELRSFFTTGLEQKNSSDVIATSDIKETIKELIEDENKAKPLSDQKLVDLLKEKNIDISRRTIAKYREELGIQSSTKRKRFDY; from the coding sequence ATGAAGTTTACCCAAAATTTTCGACAAGGTCAAGCTCAGGTTCAAACCCAAAAATTATCTATGACCCAACAACTTCAACAATCTATTAAGATGTTACAGTTTGGTACTGATGACCTCCTGTCTTTCTTAAATGATAAAATGTTAGAAAATCCGCTAATTGATGTATCCGTTTCCGATATGGATACTCAGTATTTAGAAAGCAGTCACTATAATAGGTCGCAAGACAACGATAAAACAGATTGGATAAATCAAATACCAGAAAACGAGCAATCGCTATTTCATTATTTGATTGAGCAAATTCATCTTAATTATCGAGATACCCAACTTAGAAAAATAAGTTTATTTCTAATTGAGTTCATAGATACGAATGGTTATTTGACAATTTCTATAGAAGAAGCGATGGCTATAAATCATGTCAGTTATATTGAAGTGTTAGATGCTTTGACGTTAATACAGATGTTAGAACCTGCAGGAGTTGGAGCGAGAAATTTACAAGAGTGTTTAATGCTGCAAACAGAGCGAGATGATGAAGCACCTAATCAAGCTTACCTAGTATTAGAAGAATATTTTGATGATTTAGCAAATAGAAAATGGCAACGAATTGAAAAAAAATTAGGCCTATCATTAAAAGAAATACAAGAAATATTTGATTATATTCAAAAGTTGCATCCAAATCCCGGAGCAATATTTAGTAATGATGAGAACAGTTTGATTTATCCAGATTTAGTTGTAAAAGTAGATAAAGAAACAGATACTATTACTATTTCATCTACTAAAGTAGGACAGCCAGAAGTCAACTTTCAATCAAAATACTTTGAACGAATGTTGCGACAAGGTGGCACAGAGGTAGAAAAATATTTAAATGAAAAAAAAGCAGAATACGACTGGCTAAAAAAATCTCTTGAACAACGAGGAGATACTATATTAAGAGTTGGCAAAGAAATTGTTAAAAGACAATCTAACTTTTTTCTAAAAGATAGTCATCCACTGACACCGATGAAGCTAAAAGAGATCGCAAACGACCTATCACTTCATGAGTCAACGATTAGTCGAGCTGTAAATGGAAAATATTTAACGACAGAATTTGGCATATTTGAGTTAAGAAGTTTTTTTACGACAGGATTAGAGCAAAAAAATTCTTCTGATGTGATCGCAACTAGTGACATAAAAGAAACAATAAAAGAGTTAATAGAGGATGAAAACAAAGCAAAACCACTTTCAGATCAAAAATTAGTAGACCTGTTGAAAGAAAAAAACATTGATATTTCCAGACGTACAATAGCCAAGTATCGTGAAGAATTAGGAATACAATCATCAACAAAGAGAAAAAGATTTGATTATTAA
- a CDS encoding sugar-binding transcriptional regulator — protein sequence MSDDFDIIEQIAPDMIQVIEQRFRILRNIYWNQPVGRRKLSEKVNLTERILRSETEVLKQLSLIEVSKIGMSLTEKGLSLYSDLEIVMAEQTGNRVLEKKLASKLNIERCLITPGDSDVESKVLEKFGDLTSDILATRLPDGENIIAVMGGTTMATVSKCMYRLETPKRHNIFVPARGGIGETIQTQANSISATMAEQTGGEFKVLYVPEQVSSETYELLLHEPTVQRVLELISKSNVVIHSIGRALHMAKRRNMSASDLAMLSNKGAVAESFGYFFNKDGEVVYKIPRIGLQMKDLQEIPYVIAVAGGKTKAKAIEAYIKNAPKQTWLITDEGAAKQILKEETL from the coding sequence ATGAGCGATGATTTTGATATTATTGAACAGATTGCTCCTGACATGATTCAAGTGATTGAACAACGGTTTCGTATTTTGCGAAATATATATTGGAATCAGCCAGTTGGACGCAGAAAATTATCTGAAAAGGTAAATTTAACTGAGCGGATACTTCGAAGTGAAACAGAGGTATTAAAACAACTTAGTTTAATCGAAGTCTCTAAAATTGGAATGTCGCTTACTGAAAAAGGATTAAGTCTTTATAGTGATTTAGAAATAGTCATGGCAGAGCAGACGGGCAATCGTGTCCTTGAGAAAAAACTTGCTAGTAAACTTAATATTGAAAGGTGTTTAATTACTCCTGGCGATAGTGATGTTGAAAGTAAGGTGTTAGAGAAATTTGGAGATTTAACTTCTGATATTCTTGCAACACGTTTACCTGATGGTGAAAATATTATCGCCGTCATGGGAGGCACGACAATGGCTACAGTAAGTAAATGCATGTACCGACTAGAAACACCTAAAAGACATAATATATTTGTCCCTGCAAGAGGTGGGATTGGTGAAACCATTCAAACTCAAGCAAATTCAATAAGTGCAACCATGGCAGAACAAACAGGTGGCGAGTTTAAAGTGTTATATGTACCAGAACAAGTTAGTTCTGAAACGTATGAGTTACTCCTTCATGAGCCGACTGTTCAACGCGTATTAGAGTTGATATCTAAGTCAAACGTTGTGATTCACAGTATTGGACGTGCACTTCATATGGCAAAACGTCGTAACATGAGTGCAAGTGATTTAGCAATGCTTTCTAATAAGGGTGCTGTTGCTGAATCGTTCGGTTACTTCTTTAATAAAGACGGAGAGGTCGTCTATAAAATACCTCGAATCGGTCTTCAAATGAAAGACCTTCAAGAAATACCGTATGTTATTGCTGTTGCTGGCGGTAAAACAAAAGCCAAAGCAATTGAAGCATACATCAAAAATGCTCCTAAACAGACGTGGTTAATCACAGATGAAGGAGCGGCAAAACAGATTTTAAAAGAGGAAACTCTTTAA
- the gap gene encoding type I glyceraldehyde-3-phosphate dehydrogenase: protein MTVKVGINGFGRIGRLAFRRIQEVEGLEVVAINDLTDAQMLAHLLKYDTTQGRFNGDVEVHDGFFKVNGKEVKVTANANPAELPWGELGVDIVLECTGFFTSKEKAELHLQAGAKRVVISAPGGNDVPTIVYNTNHEILTGKETVISGASCTTNCLAPMADALNKNFGIVEGLMTTIHAYTGDQMTLDGPHPKGDFRRARAAAENIVPNTTGAAKAIGLVIPELNGKLDGAAQRVPVATGSLTELVTVLDKQVTVEEVNEAMEKAANESYGYTIDPIVSSDIVGMTYGSLFDATQTKVMTVGDKQLVKTVSWYDNEMSYTAQLVRTLQYFASLA, encoded by the coding sequence ATGACAGTTAAAGTAGGTATTAATGGTTTTGGACGTATTGGACGCTTAGCATTCCGTCGTATCCAAGAAGTTGAAGGATTAGAAGTTGTAGCAATCAATGACTTAACAGATGCACAAATGTTAGCTCATTTATTAAAATATGACACAACTCAAGGACGTTTCAATGGTGACGTTGAAGTTCATGACGGATTTTTCAAAGTAAACGGAAAAGAAGTTAAAGTAACTGCTAACGCTAACCCAGCTGAATTACCATGGGGCGAATTAGGCGTAGACATCGTTTTAGAATGTACTGGATTCTTTACATCTAAAGAAAAAGCAGAATTACATTTACAAGCTGGTGCTAAACGTGTTGTTATCTCTGCTCCTGGTGGAAATGACGTTCCAACAATCGTTTATAACACTAACCATGAAATTTTAACTGGTAAAGAAACAGTTATTTCTGGCGCTTCATGTACAACAAACTGTCTTGCTCCAATGGCAGATGCTTTAAACAAAAACTTTGGTATTGTTGAAGGATTAATGACAACAATTCACGCTTACACTGGTGACCAAATGACATTAGATGGACCACATCCAAAAGGTGATTTCCGTCGTGCTCGTGCAGCGGCTGAAAACATCGTACCTAACACAACTGGTGCTGCTAAAGCAATCGGTTTAGTTATTCCAGAATTAAATGGGAAATTAGACGGAGCTGCTCAACGTGTTCCTGTTGCAACTGGTTCTTTAACTGAATTAGTAACAGTTTTAGACAAACAAGTTACGGTTGAAGAAGTTAACGAAGCAATGGAAAAAGCTGCTAACGAATCTTACGGTTACACAATTGATCCAATCGTATCTTCTGATATCGTTGGTATGACTTATGGCTCTTTATTTGATGCAACTCAAACTAAAGTTATGACAGTTGGCGACAAACAATTAGTTAAAACTGTTTCTTGGTATGATAACGAAATGTCATACACAGCTCAATTAGTTCGTACTTTACAATATTTCGCATCATTAGCTTAA
- a CDS encoding phosphoglycerate kinase yields MAKRTVEDLDLNGKKVLIRVDFNVPIKDGKITNDNRIVAALPTINYVIEHGGKAILFSHLGRVKTEEDKEGKSLQPVAARLSELLDKPVSFVPETRGAELEKAISEMKDGDVLVVENTRFEDIDGKKESKNDPELGKYWASLGDVFVNDAFGTAHRAHASNVGIASNLPSAAGYLMEKEIKFIGGAVDEPKRPFVAILGGAKVSDKIGVIENLIDKADKILIGGGMTYTFYKAQGKNIGKSICEPDKVDLAKELLEKAAGKIILPVDTVCAPDFDNDAPTEIHESNIPDNLEGLDIGPKTIELFTKELQGAKTVVWNGPMGVFELPTFAKGTIGVCEAIANLKDATTIIGGGDSAAAAIQLGFADKFTHISTGGGASLEYLEGKKLPGVESISDK; encoded by the coding sequence ATGGCAAAAAGAACAGTTGAAGATTTAGATTTAAACGGTAAAAAGGTCTTAATACGTGTTGATTTTAATGTTCCAATTAAAGATGGAAAAATTACAAATGATAACCGTATTGTTGCAGCTTTGCCAACAATTAATTATGTTATCGAGCATGGTGGAAAAGCAATTCTTTTCTCTCATTTAGGTCGTGTAAAAACTGAAGAGGACAAAGAAGGCAAATCATTACAACCAGTTGCTGCTCGCCTTTCAGAATTACTAGATAAACCAGTTTCTTTCGTTCCTGAAACTCGTGGAGCTGAGCTTGAAAAAGCTATTAGCGAAATGAAAGATGGAGATGTGTTAGTTGTTGAAAACACTCGTTTTGAAGATATTGATGGCAAAAAAGAAAGCAAGAATGATCCAGAATTAGGTAAATACTGGGCTTCTTTAGGCGATGTATTTGTAAATGACGCGTTTGGTACAGCTCATAGAGCACATGCTTCAAACGTTGGAATTGCATCTAACTTACCTTCAGCTGCAGGTTACTTAATGGAAAAAGAAATCAAATTTATCGGTGGAGCTGTTGACGAACCTAAACGTCCATTCGTGGCAATTTTGGGTGGAGCAAAAGTATCTGATAAAATTGGTGTTATCGAAAACTTAATTGACAAAGCTGATAAAATCCTTATCGGTGGTGGGATGACTTATACATTCTACAAAGCCCAAGGAAAAAATATTGGGAAATCAATTTGTGAACCAGATAAAGTTGATTTAGCTAAAGAATTACTTGAAAAAGCAGCTGGAAAAATTATTTTGCCAGTGGATACAGTATGTGCACCTGACTTTGATAATGATGCACCAACTGAAATTCATGAAAGTAATATTCCAGATAATTTAGAAGGATTAGATATTGGTCCAAAAACAATTGAATTATTCACTAAAGAATTACAAGGTGCTAAAACAGTTGTATGGAATGGCCCAATGGGAGTCTTTGAATTACCGACATTTGCTAAAGGTACAATTGGCGTATGTGAAGCTATCGCAAACTTAAAAGATGCTACGACTATTATTGGTGGTGGAGATTCAGCAGCTGCTGCAATCCAATTAGGTTTTGCTGATAAATTTACACATATTTCAACTGGTGGTGGCGCATCACTTGAATACCTTGAAGGTAAAAAATTACCAGGTGTAGAATCTATTTCAGATAAATAA
- the tpiA gene encoding triose-phosphate isomerase, with translation MRKPIIAGNWKMNKTVSEARDFAEAVKNKIPSNDVVDSVIGAPTLFLTDLVDIAKGTDLKIAAQNCYFEDNGAFTGETSPAALEDLGVDYVIIGHSERREYFHETDEDINKKAKAIIAHNMTPIVCCGESLETYEAGKTAEWIKGQITAALEGLTAEQVSNLVIAYEPIWAIGTGKSADATIADDICGVVRQTVADLYSDDVAGKVRIQYGGSVKPENIAEYMAKENVDGALVGGASLQPDSFLALLEALN, from the coding sequence ATGCGTAAACCGATTATTGCAGGAAACTGGAAAATGAATAAAACTGTTTCAGAAGCACGTGACTTTGCTGAAGCAGTAAAAAATAAAATCCCTAGTAACGATGTAGTGGATTCAGTTATTGGCGCACCAACTTTATTCTTAACAGATTTAGTTGATATTGCTAAAGGAACTGATTTAAAAATCGCTGCACAAAACTGTTACTTTGAAGACAACGGAGCGTTCACTGGTGAAACTTCTCCAGCAGCTCTAGAAGATTTAGGTGTTGACTATGTGATTATTGGTCACTCTGAACGTCGTGAGTATTTCCACGAAACAGATGAAGACATCAATAAAAAAGCAAAAGCAATCATCGCTCATAACATGACACCAATCGTATGTTGTGGTGAATCTTTAGAAACTTATGAAGCAGGTAAAACTGCTGAATGGATTAAAGGACAAATTACTGCAGCATTAGAAGGTTTAACAGCTGAACAAGTATCTAACTTAGTTATTGCTTATGAACCAATTTGGGCTATTGGAACTGGTAAATCTGCTGACGCAACAATCGCTGATGATATCTGTGGAGTTGTTCGTCAAACAGTTGCAGATCTTTATTCAGATGACGTAGCTGGAAAAGTTCGTATTCAATATGGTGGTTCAGTTAAACCTGAAAATATCGCTGAATACATGGCTAAAGAAAATGTTGACGGAGCACTTGTAGGTGGCGCAAGCTTACAACCTGATTCATTCTTAGCATTATTGGAGGCATTAAACTAA
- the gpmI gene encoding 2,3-bisphosphoglycerate-independent phosphoglycerate mutase has product MEKAPVAIIILDGYGKRDEVTGNAVAQANTPNFDRFWNNYPHNTLKASGLDVGLPDGQMGNSEVGHTNIGAGRIVYQSLTRIDKAIEDKEFQTNVALNNGIQHALDNDSALHLFGLLSDGGVHSHQNHLYALLKMAKESGVKETYVHAFLDGRDVAPTSAYGYMEELLKVMKELDYGKVATVSGRFYAMDRDKRWERVSKAYEAIVDGIGVKATDPLQAIQESYDNEVNDEFLVPVVIEENGKPVGQVKDNDSVIFFNFRPDRAIQLSNAFTDKEWERFERKNHPENVKFVTMTLYNPSIVAEVAFPPIEMKNVIGEVLSDAGLKQLRIAETEKYPHVTFFMNGGRNEEFPGESRILINSPKVETYDLKPEMSAYEVTDALLADIKADKHDAIILNFANPDMVGHSGILEAAIKAIEAVDECLGKVVDAIIAKGGSAIIFADHGNSETMTTPEGNPHTAHTTVPVPVIVTKAGATLRDGGRLADVAPTMLDLLGIEKPEEMTGESLIK; this is encoded by the coding sequence ATGGAAAAAGCACCAGTAGCAATTATTATATTAGATGGTTATGGTAAACGTGATGAAGTTACAGGTAATGCTGTTGCACAAGCGAATACACCTAACTTTGATCGTTTTTGGAATAACTATCCTCACAACACACTAAAAGCATCTGGTTTAGATGTAGGATTACCTGATGGTCAAATGGGAAACTCTGAAGTTGGACACACTAATATTGGTGCGGGCCGTATAGTTTATCAAAGTTTAACTCGTATCGACAAAGCAATCGAAGACAAAGAGTTTCAAACAAATGTTGCCCTAAATAATGGGATTCAACATGCGTTAGATAATGATTCTGCGCTTCATTTATTTGGTCTATTATCTGATGGTGGGGTTCATAGTCACCAAAACCATTTATATGCCCTTTTAAAAATGGCAAAAGAGAGTGGCGTAAAAGAAACTTACGTACATGCTTTCTTAGATGGTCGTGACGTAGCACCAACTTCAGCTTATGGTTATATGGAAGAATTACTTAAAGTCATGAAAGAATTAGATTATGGAAAAGTTGCGACAGTTTCTGGGCGTTTCTATGCAATGGATAGAGATAAACGTTGGGAACGTGTGTCAAAAGCTTATGAAGCAATTGTAGATGGTATTGGCGTGAAAGCGACTGATCCACTGCAAGCTATCCAAGAATCTTATGACAATGAAGTAAATGATGAGTTCTTAGTGCCAGTTGTAATCGAAGAAAATGGTAAACCTGTTGGACAAGTAAAAGACAATGACTCTGTTATTTTCTTTAACTTCAGACCAGACCGTGCGATTCAATTGTCAAATGCTTTCACTGATAAAGAGTGGGAGCGCTTTGAACGTAAAAATCATCCTGAAAATGTTAAATTTGTGACAATGACTTTATATAATCCAAGTATTGTAGCAGAAGTAGCATTTCCTCCAATCGAAATGAAAAATGTAATTGGTGAAGTATTATCAGATGCAGGATTAAAACAATTAAGAATTGCTGAAACTGAAAAATACCCACACGTAACATTCTTCATGAACGGTGGACGTAACGAAGAATTTCCAGGAGAAAGTCGTATTTTAATCAACTCACCTAAAGTTGAAACATATGACTTGAAACCTGAAATGAGTGCTTATGAAGTAACAGATGCGTTACTTGCTGATATTAAAGCAGATAAACATGATGCGATTATCTTAAACTTTGCTAACCCTGACATGGTAGGTCATTCAGGTATTTTAGAAGCAGCGATTAAAGCAATTGAAGCTGTGGATGAATGTTTAGGTAAAGTAGTAGATGCAATTATTGCTAAAGGTGGATCTGCTATCATATTTGCCGATCATGGTAACTCAGAAACAATGACAACACCAGAAGGAAACCCACATACAGCTCATACGACTGTACCAGTTCCTGTTATTGTTACAAAAGCTGGCGCAACTCTTAGAGATGGCGGTCGTTTAGCAGATGTGGCTCCTACAATGTTAGACTTATTAGGTATCGAAAAACCTGAAGAGATGACAGGTGAGTCATTAATTAAATAA
- the eno gene encoding surface-displayed alpha-enolase: MSIITDIYAREVLDSRGNPTIEVEVYTESGAFGRGMVPSGASTGEHEAVELRDGDKSRYLGKGVLKAVDNVNNIIAEQLIGYDVRDQMGIDRRMIELDGTPNKGKLGANAILGVSIACARAAADYLEVPLYHYLGGFNTKVLPTPMMNIINGGSHSDAPIAFQEFMIVPVGAPTFKEALRWGAEVFHALAKILKSRGLETSVGDEGGFAPRFEGTEDGVETILEAIKSAGFVPGKDIMIGFDCASSEFYENGVYDYTKFEGEGAAKRTAAEQVDYLEELVNKYPIITIEDGMDENDWDGWKLLTERLGEKVQLVGDDLFVTNTEILSRGIEMGVSNSILIKVNQIGTLTETFDAIEMAKEAGFTAVVSHRSGETEDSTISDIAVATNAGQIKTGSLSRTDRIAKYNQLLRIEDQLGEVAEYKGLASFYNLKNK; the protein is encoded by the coding sequence ATGTCAATTATTACAGATATTTATGCTCGCGAAGTCTTAGATTCACGTGGTAACCCAACTATTGAAGTAGAAGTTTATACAGAAAGTGGTGCTTTTGGCCGCGGTATGGTACCTTCTGGTGCTTCAACTGGTGAACACGAAGCTGTTGAATTACGTGATGGAGATAAATCTCGTTATTTAGGTAAAGGTGTTTTAAAAGCTGTTGATAACGTAAATAACATCATCGCAGAACAATTAATTGGATATGACGTAAGAGACCAAATGGGAATTGACCGTCGTATGATCGAATTAGACGGAACTCCAAACAAAGGTAAATTAGGAGCTAACGCTATCTTAGGTGTGTCTATTGCATGTGCTCGCGCTGCAGCTGACTACTTAGAAGTACCTTTATACCATTACTTAGGAGGATTTAATACTAAAGTATTACCTACTCCAATGATGAACATCATCAATGGTGGTTCTCACTCTGATGCACCAATCGCTTTCCAAGAATTTATGATTGTACCTGTAGGAGCTCCTACATTTAAAGAAGCTTTACGTTGGGGTGCTGAAGTATTCCACGCATTAGCTAAAATCTTAAAATCTCGTGGATTAGAAACTTCTGTAGGTGATGAAGGTGGATTTGCACCTCGTTTTGAAGGAACAGAAGACGGCGTTGAAACAATTTTAGAAGCAATTAAATCTGCTGGATTTGTACCAGGAAAAGACATTATGATTGGATTTGACTGTGCATCTTCAGAATTCTACGAAAATGGCGTATATGACTATACTAAATTTGAAGGCGAAGGTGCTGCAAAACGTACTGCTGCTGAACAAGTAGATTACTTAGAAGAATTAGTTAACAAATACCCAATCATCACTATTGAAGATGGTATGGATGAAAACGACTGGGATGGTTGGAAACTATTGACTGAACGCTTAGGCGAAAAAGTTCAATTAGTTGGTGACGATTTATTCGTTACAAACACTGAAATCCTTTCTCGTGGTATCGAAATGGGCGTAAGTAACTCAATCTTAATCAAAGTTAACCAAATTGGTACATTAACTGAAACATTTGATGCTATCGAAATGGCTAAAGAAGCTGGATTTACAGCTGTTGTATCTCACCGTTCTGGTGAAACAGAAGATTCTACAATCTCTGATATCGCAGTTGCAACAAATGCTGGACAAATCAAAACTGGTTCTCTTTCTCGTACTGACCGTATTGCTAAATACAACCAATTATTACGTATTGAAGACCAATTAGGTGAAGTAGCTGAATACAAAGGTTTAGCTTCATTCTACAACTTAAAAAACAAATAA
- a CDS encoding helix-turn-helix domain-containing protein produces the protein MAYSADSADKQKRVTYEKIVEMLEKDVPITQISKELDVARNTIYRIRDERN, from the coding sequence TTGGCTTATAGTGCTGATTCAGCAGATAAACAGAAGCGTGTAACTTATGAAAAAATAGTTGAGATGTTAGAGAAAGATGTTCCTATAACACAGATTTCAAAAGAGTTAGATGTAGCTAGAAATACGATTTATAGGATTAGAGATGAAAGAAATTAA
- a CDS encoding DUF5677 domain-containing protein, producing MLEKIIVIKAKGVLMNTLSYESIFYKVGRRLKRLQTYSNNEYDTLLFLILGNMNLRINTLFFLVNNSTFDGVFPLQRTIYEMNISFKVYIDANNKKEMLEVYKNKKGFELSHKISRFIKEEDSKVITDKESKKLEAMKKDLINELKSVSDKGIYKTWYEFASKKSLLELSLEYENISSYLYSYDLMSNWVHPQTMEENLSNDFQNYISSHNKMILYTNLLLSLKYLEDNLLLLCNYLGLVESNPIYEIGKELEILKIKIEKLRIENE from the coding sequence ATGTTAGAAAAAATAATTGTTATAAAAGCGAAAGGAGTTCTTATGAATACTTTAAGTTATGAATCAATTTTTTATAAGGTAGGCAGAAGATTAAAAAGATTACAAACATACTCAAATAATGAGTATGATACATTGCTTTTTTTGATACTAGGGAATATGAATTTACGAATAAACACACTTTTTTTTCTAGTTAATAATTCAACTTTTGATGGAGTGTTCCCACTTCAAAGAACAATTTATGAAATGAACATTTCTTTTAAAGTTTATATTGATGCAAATAATAAAAAAGAAATGTTAGAAGTTTATAAAAATAAGAAAGGTTTTGAGTTATCGCATAAAATCAGTAGGTTTATTAAAGAGGAGGATAGTAAAGTAATTACTGATAAAGAAAGCAAGAAATTAGAGGCGATGAAAAAAGATTTAATCAATGAATTAAAATCAGTTTCTGACAAAGGTATATACAAAACATGGTACGAGTTTGCTAGTAAAAAGTCTTTGTTAGAATTGAGTTTAGAATATGAGAATATATCATCATATTTATATAGTTATGATTTGATGTCAAACTGGGTACATCCACAAACAATGGAAGAAAACTTAAGTAATGACTTTCAGAATTATATATCAAGCCACAATAAAATGATTCTCTATACTAACTTACTATTGTCATTAAAATATTTGGAAGATAATTTATTATTATTATGTAATTATTTAGGATTAGTTGAGAGTAATCCAATATATGAAATAGGAAAAGAATTGGAGATATTAAAAATCAAAATCGAAAAATTACGTATAGAAAATGAATAA
- a CDS encoding ISL3 family transposase, with the protein MSYSQTIKDILNILDLNIIFNENCLSTRKIKGVFSRVFEGFLDETPECCPHCEEKDTHIIKWGYTTSLIKVPAISEYVTYVQLKKRRFLCKDCKSTFVLDTPFVSRNNSISNNLKRLVAKKLTSKQSMSDISKQANVSTSTVYRVLKEWYQPIQKYSYSLPAVLCFDEFKSVKKVAGSMSFIMIDADTKELIDILPDRRLPKIEKYFNGFSLSNREQVKYVVSDIYQPYIILTKRLFPNAKVVLDKFHLVQHIGRAFQKIRIRIMNQLKHKDNGIIYRRIKKYWKLLQKSYGKLDFIQQQWHSSFKTYLSEKELLERLLTYNAELTDAYNIYQQILRAFQTKDYSLFVDLINQKTLFQEYIPVFKTFRKYQEEIKNTFETSYSNGPLECMNNHIKVIKRNDYGMRSFYNFKLRIAICLKKSVFKTPKKI; encoded by the coding sequence ATGTCATACTCACAGACTATCAAAGATATCTTAAATATACTAGACCTAAATATTATTTTTAATGAAAATTGTTTGTCTACTAGGAAAATAAAGGGAGTTTTCTCTAGAGTATTTGAAGGTTTTTTAGATGAAACACCAGAATGTTGTCCTCATTGCGAAGAAAAGGATACACACATTATTAAGTGGGGATATACTACTAGTTTAATTAAAGTTCCTGCTATTTCTGAATACGTTACATATGTTCAATTAAAGAAACGTCGTTTCTTGTGCAAAGATTGTAAATCGACATTTGTTTTAGATACGCCTTTTGTTTCTAGAAACAATTCTATTTCTAACAATTTAAAACGTCTTGTTGCTAAAAAACTAACTTCTAAACAATCTATGAGTGACATTTCAAAACAAGCAAACGTTTCTACTTCAACTGTTTATCGGGTACTTAAAGAATGGTATCAACCCATTCAGAAATATAGTTATTCCTTACCAGCTGTCCTTTGTTTTGATGAGTTTAAATCTGTAAAAAAAGTAGCTGGATCTATGAGTTTTATTATGATAGATGCTGACACTAAGGAGTTAATTGATATTTTACCTGATCGAAGATTACCGAAGATCGAGAAATACTTTAACGGATTCTCTTTATCTAACAGAGAACAAGTGAAGTATGTTGTTTCTGATATTTATCAACCCTACATCATCTTAACTAAGAGACTTTTTCCTAACGCTAAAGTCGTTTTAGATAAATTTCATCTAGTTCAACACATTGGTAGAGCTTTTCAAAAAATACGAATTAGAATAATGAATCAATTAAAGCATAAAGATAATGGAATTATTTATAGACGAATAAAAAAATATTGGAAATTACTTCAAAAAAGTTATGGCAAACTAGACTTTATTCAACAACAATGGCACTCTTCATTTAAAACGTATCTTTCTGAAAAAGAATTACTTGAACGCCTACTTACTTACAATGCTGAACTTACAGATGCTTATAATATTTATCAACAGATTTTAAGAGCTTTTCAAACAAAAGATTATTCTTTATTTGTAGATTTAATCAATCAAAAAACTCTTTTTCAAGAGTATATACCTGTTTTTAAAACATTTAGAAAGTATCAAGAAGAAATAAAAAATACTTTTGAAACATCGTATTCAAACGGTCCTTTAGAATGTATGAACAATCATATTAAAGTCATTAAGCGTAATGACTATGGCATGAGAAGTTTTTATAATTTCAAATTACGAATAGCAATTTGTTTAAAGAAATCTGTCTTCAAGACACCAAAAAAGATCTAG